Proteins encoded together in one Impatiens glandulifera chromosome 1, dImpGla2.1, whole genome shotgun sequence window:
- the LOC124942398 gene encoding uncharacterized protein LOC124942398, which translates to MVDEARDSLVKEQMGVVLRYVNKKGCVIERFLAVVHVSDTTAESLKKAIDALFMKHGLSLSKLRGQGYDGASNMRGEFKGLKSLILQENPHAMYVHCFSHQLQLVLVAVAEDNIIVSELFAYVTMIVNTSGASCKRRDQLRMLQHEKIVAELENGEILTGRGKNQETNLTRPVDTRWGSHYLTLLRLCSMWSSVQEVLINVVNDASSSANRELNPHVRPVEEGVTWLECAEIQPLHLPVQEGVIHLQCPDLHPQHLSVAQGVTELHCAERSTSAGGLSALSSTAVSHV; encoded by the exons ATGGTTGATGAGGCTCGGGATAGTTTAGTGAAGGAACAAATGGGAGTTGTTTTGAGATATGTGAATAAAAAAGGATGTGTGATTGAACGATTTCTTGCTGTTGTGCACGTGTCTGACACTACTGCTGAGTCTTTAAAAAAGGCTATTGATGCTTTATTTATGAAACATGGTTTGTCATTGTCTAAATTGAGAGGACAAGGATATGATGGGGCTTCAAATATGCGCGGTGAGTTCAAAGGGTTAAAATCTCTAATATTGCAAGAAAATCCACATGCGATGTATGTTCATTGTTTCTCTCATCAACTTCAATTAGTTCTTGTTGCTGTTGCTGAAGACAATATCATTGTGAGTGAACTTTTTGCATATGTCACAATGATTGTGAACACATCCGGAGCATCTTGTAAAAGAAGAGATCAACTTAGAATGCTTCAACATGAAAAGATTGTTGCTGAATTAGAAAATGGAGAAATCCTTACTGGGAGAGGGAAAAATCAAGAAACTAATTTGACAAGACCTGTGGATACTCGTTGGGGATCACATTATTTGACATTACTTCGTTTATGTTCAATGTGGTCTTCAGTGCAAGAAGTGCTGATAAATGTAGTTAATGATGCATCATCTTCTGCGAATAGAG aaCTGAATCCTCATGTTCGTCCTGTTGAggagggggtgacttggcttgaatgTGCTGAAATACAGCCTCTACATCTTCCTGTTCAAGAAGGAgtgattcatcttcaatgtcctgacctacatcctcaacatctttcggtTGCACAAGGGGTGACGgagcttcattgtgcagaacg ttcAACCAGTGCTGGTGGATTGTCTGCATTGTCCTCCACGGCAGTCtcacatgtgtaa